The Cellulomonas fulva genome includes a window with the following:
- the ychF gene encoding redox-regulated ATPase YchF → MALTIGIVGLPNVGKSTLFNALTRAQVLAANYPFATIEPNVGVVPLPDERLGKLAEVFGSERIVPATVSFVDIAGIVKGASEGEGLGNKFLANIREADAICQVTRAFADPDVVHVSGQVNPKDDIEIISTELILADLQTLENAIPRLEKEVRGKKTEPEVLDAARRALEVLQTGQTLFAAGLGDDEQVRALQLMTSKPFIYVFNTDDAGLADTAMQAELRALVAPADAIFLDAKFESELVELEPDEAAEMLEANGQEEAGLDQLARVGFHTLGLQTYLTAGPKESRAWTIRQGWTAPQAAGVIHTDFQKGFIKAEVIGFDDLVEAGSVAAARAAGKARVEGKDYVMHDGDVVEFRFNV, encoded by the coding sequence GTGGCACTCACCATCGGCATCGTCGGCCTGCCCAACGTCGGCAAGTCCACCCTCTTCAACGCCCTGACCCGTGCGCAGGTGCTCGCGGCGAACTACCCGTTCGCGACGATCGAGCCCAACGTCGGCGTGGTCCCGCTGCCCGACGAGCGGCTCGGCAAGCTCGCCGAGGTGTTCGGCTCGGAGCGGATCGTCCCGGCGACCGTGTCGTTCGTCGACATCGCCGGCATCGTCAAGGGCGCGTCGGAGGGCGAGGGCCTGGGCAACAAGTTCCTCGCCAACATCCGCGAGGCCGACGCGATCTGCCAGGTCACCCGCGCCTTCGCCGACCCGGACGTGGTGCACGTCTCCGGCCAGGTGAACCCGAAGGACGACATCGAGATCATCTCGACCGAGCTGATCCTCGCGGACCTGCAGACCCTCGAGAACGCGATCCCGCGCCTCGAGAAGGAGGTCCGCGGCAAGAAGACGGAGCCCGAGGTCCTGGACGCCGCGCGCCGTGCGCTCGAGGTCCTGCAGACCGGCCAGACGCTGTTCGCCGCCGGTCTGGGCGACGACGAGCAGGTCCGCGCCCTGCAGCTGATGACCTCGAAGCCGTTCATCTACGTCTTCAACACCGACGACGCCGGCCTCGCCGACACCGCGATGCAGGCCGAGCTGCGCGCGCTCGTCGCCCCCGCCGACGCGATCTTCCTCGACGCCAAGTTCGAGTCCGAGCTCGTCGAGCTCGAGCCCGACGAGGCCGCCGAGATGCTCGAGGCCAACGGCCAGGAGGAGGCGGGCCTCGACCAGCTCGCGCGCGTGGGCTTCCACACGCTCGGCCTGCAGACCTACCTCACCGCGGGCCCCAAGGAGTCGCGCGCCTGGACCATCCGCCAGGGCTGGACCGCCCCGCAGGCCGCCGGCGTGATCCACACCGACTTCCAGAAGGGCTTCATCAAGGCGGAGGTCATCGGCTTCGACGACCTCGTCGAGGCCGGCTCCGTCGCCGCCGCCCGCGCCGCCGGCAAGGCCCGCGTCGAGGGCAAGGACTACGTCATGCACGACGGCGACGTCGTCGAGTTCCGCTTCAACGTCTGA
- a CDS encoding hemerythrin domain-containing protein, with amino-acid sequence MLTIHALFRRAFTDAPDLVRGVDDGDVERALVVAAHVREVAGALHHHHSGEDELLWETLETRAPACALHVGRMRAQHAATAAQLRGLDEVLPAWEHAARADSRAVVAATLDAIRDTLLTHLGDEESAILPTASTVMTQREWGALHEHGMSTIPRDKLLLQLGWILEVVPADERAGWLRGNLPLPGRLAWRLVGRRQFAAHRARVYGTA; translated from the coding sequence ATGCTCACGATCCACGCGCTGTTCCGGCGCGCGTTCACCGACGCACCGGACCTGGTGCGCGGTGTCGACGACGGCGACGTCGAACGCGCGCTCGTCGTCGCGGCGCACGTCCGTGAGGTCGCGGGCGCGCTGCACCACCACCACTCGGGCGAGGACGAGCTGCTGTGGGAGACGCTCGAGACGCGGGCGCCGGCCTGCGCGCTGCACGTGGGCCGGATGCGTGCCCAGCACGCCGCGACGGCGGCGCAGCTGCGCGGGCTCGACGAGGTCCTGCCCGCGTGGGAGCACGCCGCGCGCGCCGACTCGCGCGCGGTCGTCGCCGCGACGCTCGACGCGATCCGGGACACCCTGCTCACGCACCTGGGCGACGAGGAGAGCGCGATCCTCCCGACCGCGTCGACCGTGATGACGCAGCGCGAGTGGGGCGCGCTGCACGAGCACGGGATGTCCACGATCCCGCGCGACAAGCTGCTGCTGCAGCTCGGCTGGATCCTCGAGGTCGTCCCGGCCGACGAGCGGGCGGGCTGGCTGCGCGGCAACCTCCCGCTGCCGGGCCGGCTCGCGTGGCGGCTCGTCGGGCGACGGCAGTTCGCCGCCCACCGGGCGCGCGTCTACGGCACCGCCTGA
- a CDS encoding maleylpyruvate isomerase family mycothiol-dependent enzyme — MSGVRTSDVWPVVHAERQALVSFLEPLAEERWATPSLCEGWSVHDVVAHLVDTARTTRRRFVVGLAAARFDFDRQNAKGVARERGATPAITLERLRAVTGLTASPPAAPETRLVEAVVHGEDVRVPLGATGHYPHQAVERALRYQARTSVSFGGGRQHVVGLALEADDADVVVGSGPAVRGPLTSLLLVASGRRSHLPHLSGPGVVELERRLS; from the coding sequence ATGTCGGGTGTGCGAACGAGCGACGTCTGGCCGGTTGTGCATGCCGAGCGGCAGGCACTGGTGTCCTTCCTGGAACCGCTCGCCGAGGAGCGCTGGGCGACGCCGTCGTTGTGCGAAGGATGGAGCGTGCACGACGTCGTCGCGCACCTCGTCGACACCGCGCGGACCACGCGGCGACGTTTCGTCGTCGGTCTGGCGGCGGCGCGCTTCGACTTCGACCGCCAGAACGCGAAGGGGGTCGCGCGCGAGCGGGGCGCCACGCCCGCGATCACGCTGGAGCGTCTGCGGGCGGTCACAGGGTTGACGGCGTCCCCTCCGGCGGCCCCGGAGACCCGGCTGGTCGAGGCCGTCGTGCACGGCGAGGACGTCCGGGTACCGCTCGGAGCGACCGGGCACTACCCGCACCAGGCGGTGGAGCGCGCGCTGCGGTACCAGGCGCGGACCTCGGTGTCGTTCGGCGGCGGTCGCCAGCATGTCGTCGGCCTGGCGCTCGAGGCCGACGACGCCGACGTCGTTGTGGGGAGCGGACCAGCGGTGCGCGGTCCTCTGACGTCCCTGCTCCTGGTCGCCTCGGGGCGCCGGTCGCACCTCCCGCACCTGAGCGGTCCGGGCGTCGTCGAGCTCGAGCGCCGCCTCTCCTGA
- a CDS encoding anthrone oxygenase family protein codes for METALAVVTVTVVGLMVGVELAVAVVINPILLQLDAGASLTARAYGARMLGRAMPFWYVGSLVLAGALAAVAWGTSAATASLVAAALLVVTVLMSVLWLVPINNRSSSWTAEDHPADWREQHRRWDRLHIARVAFLVAAFALVGLAAALI; via the coding sequence GTGGAGACTGCTCTCGCTGTCGTCACCGTGACCGTGGTCGGCCTGATGGTCGGCGTCGAGCTCGCGGTAGCCGTCGTGATCAACCCGATCCTGCTGCAGCTCGACGCCGGGGCGTCCCTGACCGCGCGGGCCTACGGCGCCCGGATGCTCGGGCGCGCGATGCCGTTCTGGTACGTCGGCTCACTGGTCCTGGCGGGCGCCCTCGCGGCCGTCGCGTGGGGCACGTCGGCAGCGACCGCGTCGCTGGTCGCGGCCGCACTTCTCGTCGTCACGGTCCTGATGTCGGTGCTCTGGCTGGTGCCGATCAACAACCGGTCGTCGAGCTGGACCGCCGAGGACCACCCCGCCGACTGGCGCGAGCAGCACCGGCGCTGGGACCGGCTGCACATCGCCCGCGTCGCGTTCCTCGTCGCCGCGTTCGCGCTCGTCGGGCTCGCTGCGGCCCTGATCTGA
- a CDS encoding iron chaperone → MATNDENDGFTAEERAAMKERAKETRATKGKVDPEAEVLAKIAELPDDDRAIAERIHALVAEHAPAFAPRTWYGMPAYAKDGKVAVFFQPASKFKARYATLGFNDSAALDDGSMWPTSFAITTLTPADEKRIGELIARAAG, encoded by the coding sequence ATGGCGACGAACGACGAGAACGACGGCTTCACCGCCGAGGAGCGCGCGGCGATGAAGGAGCGGGCGAAGGAGACCCGCGCGACGAAGGGCAAGGTCGACCCGGAGGCCGAGGTGCTGGCGAAGATCGCCGAGCTCCCCGACGACGACCGCGCGATCGCCGAGCGGATCCACGCGCTCGTCGCCGAGCACGCCCCCGCCTTCGCGCCGCGGACCTGGTACGGCATGCCCGCGTACGCCAAGGACGGCAAGGTCGCGGTGTTCTTCCAGCCCGCGTCCAAGTTCAAGGCGCGCTACGCCACGCTGGGCTTCAACGACTCCGCCGCGCTCGACGACGGCTCGATGTGGCCGACGTCCTTCGCGATCACGACGCTGACCCCGGCCGACGAGAAGCGCATCGGCGAGCTGATCGCGCGCGCCGCAGGCTGA
- a CDS encoding TetR/AcrR family transcriptional regulator, whose product MPEQTVRQQRHAERRRRILDAARDRADADGWSAVTTRHLAASIGYTQPVLYGHFPGGKPEIMLAVALEGFVELTRRCRAALGDRRGREAVEAVAVAYLDFAGEHPAVYEAMFQQPIGTRFASEDTVPDLRAGFDVLAAAVGDDGDGSATEVFWGALHGISLLERAERMRVEARPWRVAQLGTRFAAPRG is encoded by the coding sequence ATGCCGGAGCAGACGGTGCGCCAGCAGCGCCACGCCGAACGGCGGCGTCGCATCCTCGACGCCGCGCGCGACCGTGCCGACGCCGACGGGTGGTCCGCGGTCACGACCCGCCACCTCGCCGCGTCGATCGGCTACACGCAGCCCGTCCTCTACGGGCACTTCCCCGGCGGGAAGCCCGAGATCATGCTCGCCGTCGCGCTCGAGGGCTTCGTCGAGCTCACGCGCCGCTGCCGGGCTGCGCTGGGCGACCGGCGCGGCAGGGAGGCGGTCGAGGCGGTCGCCGTCGCCTACCTGGACTTCGCCGGCGAGCACCCCGCCGTCTACGAGGCCATGTTCCAGCAGCCGATCGGCACTCGGTTCGCGAGCGAGGACACGGTGCCCGACCTACGCGCCGGGTTCGACGTCCTGGCGGCGGCCGTCGGCGACGACGGCGACGGCTCCGCGACCGAGGTCTTCTGGGGCGCCCTGCACGGGATCAGCCTCCTGGAGCGCGCCGAGCGCATGCGCGTCGAGGCTCGTCCGTGGCGGGTCGCCCAGCTCGGGACGCGGTTCGCGGCGCCCAGGGGGTGA